The Bos mutus isolate GX-2022 chromosome 7, NWIPB_WYAK_1.1, whole genome shotgun sequence genome window below encodes:
- the TMEM161A gene encoding transmembrane protein 161A isoform X2 produces MAVLGVQLVVTLLTATLMHRLAPHCSFARWLLCNGSLFRYKHPTEEELRALAGKQKPRGRKERWANGCSEEKPLSVPRDAPFQLQTCPLTAVDALVLRFFLEYQWFVDFAVYSGGVYLFTEAYYYMLGPAKETNIAVFWCLLTIAFSVKVFLTVTRLYFSAEEGGERSVCLTFAFLFLLLAMLVQVVREETLELGLEPGLDSMSQNLEPLLKMQGWDWALPLVKLAIRVGLAVVGSMLGAFLTFPGLRLAQTHHDALTMSEDRPMLQFLLHTSFLSPLFVLWLWTKPMARDFLHQAPLGRTSFSLLSDSAFDSLRLWVLVVLCLLRLAVTRPHLQAYLCLAKARVEQLRREAGRIEAREIQRRVVRVYCYVTVVSLQYLTPLILTLNCTLLLKTLGGYSWGLGPVPTLSPTPPSAHDGPVGPEEDEAQQTAALIAGALGSLLTPLFLRGVLAFLIWWIAACQLLSSLFGLYFHQHLAG; encoded by the exons ATG GCGGTCCTTGGAGTGCAGCTGGTGGTGACCCTGCTCACTGCCACCCTCATGCATAGGCTGGCACCGCACTGCTCCTTCGCGCGCTGGCTGCTCTGCAATGGCAG TCTCTTCCGATACAAGCACCCTACGGAGGAAGAGCTGCGGGCCCTGGCAGGGAAGCAGAAGcccagaggcaggaaggagcG GTGGGCCAATGGCTGTAGTGAGGAGAAGCCGTTATCTGTGCCCCGAGACGCTCCGTTCCAGCTGCAGACCTGTCCGCTCACAGCTGTCGATGCACTTG TCCTGCGCTTCTTCCTGGAGTACCAGTGGTTTGTGGACTTCGCCGTGTACTCAGGCGGTGTGTACCTCTTCACGGAGGCCTACTACTACATGCTGGGCCCAGCCAAGGAGACCAACATCGCCGTATTCTGGTGTCTGCTCACCATCGCTTTCTCTGT CAAGGTGTTCCTGACGGTGACCCGGCTGTACTTCAGCGCGGAGGAGGGAGGCGAGCGCTCCGTCTGCCTCACCTTCGCcttcctcttcctgctgctgGCCATGCTGGTGCAGGTGGTGCGGGAGGAGACGCTGGAGCTGGGCCTGGAGCCAG GCCTGGACAGTATGTCCCAGAATTTGGAGCCGCTTCTGAAGATGCAAGGCTGGGACTGGGC TCTTCCCCTGGTCAAGCTGGCCATCCGCGTGGGGCTGGCGGTGGTGGGCTCCATGCTGGGTGCCTTCCTCACCTTCCCAGGCCTGCGACTGGCCCAGACCCACCATGATGCACTGACCATGTCTGAAGACCGGCCCATGCTGCA GTTCCTCCTGCACACCAGTTTCCTGTCCCCCCTGTTTGTCCTATGGCTCTGGACCAAGCCCATGGCGCGGGACTTCCTGCACCAGGCTCCCTTGGGGCGCACGTCCTTCTCTCT GCTGTCTGACTCCGCCTTCGACTCACTGCGCCTCTGGGTGCTGGTGGTACTGTGCCTGCTGAGGCTGGCGGTGACCCGGCCCCACCTGCAGGCCTACCTGTGCCTGGCCAAGGCCCGCGTGGAGCAGCTGCGGCGGGAGGCCGGCCGCATCGAGGCCCGAGAGATCCAGCGGCGG GTGGTGCGGGTGTACTGCTACGTGACGGTTGTGAGCCTGCAGTACTTGACTCCGCTCATCCTCACGCTCAATTGCACGCTGCTGCTGAAGACCCTGG GCGGCTACTCCTGGGGCCTGGGCCCGGTCCCCACACTGTCCCCCACCCCGCCTTCAGCCCACGATGGCCCGGTCGGCCCCGAGGAGGATGAGGCCCAGCAGACTGCAGCCCTGATCGCCGGGGCCCTGGGCAGTTTGCTCACGCCCCTCTTCCTCCGCGGAGTCCTCGCCTTTCTCATCTGGTGGATCGCCGCCTGCCAACTGCTCTCCAGCCTCTTCGGCCTGTACTTCCACCAGCATCTGGCGGGCTAG
- the TMEM161A gene encoding transmembrane protein 161A isoform X1, with protein MAVLGVQLVVTLLTATLMHRLAPHCSFARWLLCNGSLFRYKHPTEEELRALAGKQKPRGRKERWANGCSEEKPLSVPRDAPFQLQTCPLTAVDALVLRFFLEYQWFVDFAVYSGGVYLFTEAYYYMLGPAKETNIAVFWCLLTIAFSVKVFLTVTRLYFSAEEGGERSVCLTFAFLFLLLAMLVQVVREETLELGLEPGACVRGLGRHRITPSCLDSMSQNLEPLLKMQGWDWALPLVKLAIRVGLAVVGSMLGAFLTFPGLRLAQTHHDALTMSEDRPMLQFLLHTSFLSPLFVLWLWTKPMARDFLHQAPLGRTSFSLLSDSAFDSLRLWVLVVLCLLRLAVTRPHLQAYLCLAKARVEQLRREAGRIEAREIQRRVVRVYCYVTVVSLQYLTPLILTLNCTLLLKTLGGYSWGLGPVPTLSPTPPSAHDGPVGPEEDEAQQTAALIAGALGSLLTPLFLRGVLAFLIWWIAACQLLSSLFGLYFHQHLAG; from the exons ATG GCGGTCCTTGGAGTGCAGCTGGTGGTGACCCTGCTCACTGCCACCCTCATGCATAGGCTGGCACCGCACTGCTCCTTCGCGCGCTGGCTGCTCTGCAATGGCAG TCTCTTCCGATACAAGCACCCTACGGAGGAAGAGCTGCGGGCCCTGGCAGGGAAGCAGAAGcccagaggcaggaaggagcG GTGGGCCAATGGCTGTAGTGAGGAGAAGCCGTTATCTGTGCCCCGAGACGCTCCGTTCCAGCTGCAGACCTGTCCGCTCACAGCTGTCGATGCACTTG TCCTGCGCTTCTTCCTGGAGTACCAGTGGTTTGTGGACTTCGCCGTGTACTCAGGCGGTGTGTACCTCTTCACGGAGGCCTACTACTACATGCTGGGCCCAGCCAAGGAGACCAACATCGCCGTATTCTGGTGTCTGCTCACCATCGCTTTCTCTGT CAAGGTGTTCCTGACGGTGACCCGGCTGTACTTCAGCGCGGAGGAGGGAGGCGAGCGCTCCGTCTGCCTCACCTTCGCcttcctcttcctgctgctgGCCATGCTGGTGCAGGTGGTGCGGGAGGAGACGCTGGAGCTGGGCCTGGAGCCAGGTGCGTGCGTCCGGGGCCTGGGGCGCCACCGCATCACTCCCTCGT GCCTGGACAGTATGTCCCAGAATTTGGAGCCGCTTCTGAAGATGCAAGGCTGGGACTGGGC TCTTCCCCTGGTCAAGCTGGCCATCCGCGTGGGGCTGGCGGTGGTGGGCTCCATGCTGGGTGCCTTCCTCACCTTCCCAGGCCTGCGACTGGCCCAGACCCACCATGATGCACTGACCATGTCTGAAGACCGGCCCATGCTGCA GTTCCTCCTGCACACCAGTTTCCTGTCCCCCCTGTTTGTCCTATGGCTCTGGACCAAGCCCATGGCGCGGGACTTCCTGCACCAGGCTCCCTTGGGGCGCACGTCCTTCTCTCT GCTGTCTGACTCCGCCTTCGACTCACTGCGCCTCTGGGTGCTGGTGGTACTGTGCCTGCTGAGGCTGGCGGTGACCCGGCCCCACCTGCAGGCCTACCTGTGCCTGGCCAAGGCCCGCGTGGAGCAGCTGCGGCGGGAGGCCGGCCGCATCGAGGCCCGAGAGATCCAGCGGCGG GTGGTGCGGGTGTACTGCTACGTGACGGTTGTGAGCCTGCAGTACTTGACTCCGCTCATCCTCACGCTCAATTGCACGCTGCTGCTGAAGACCCTGG GCGGCTACTCCTGGGGCCTGGGCCCGGTCCCCACACTGTCCCCCACCCCGCCTTCAGCCCACGATGGCCCGGTCGGCCCCGAGGAGGATGAGGCCCAGCAGACTGCAGCCCTGATCGCCGGGGCCCTGGGCAGTTTGCTCACGCCCCTCTTCCTCCGCGGAGTCCTCGCCTTTCTCATCTGGTGGATCGCCGCCTGCCAACTGCTCTCCAGCCTCTTCGGCCTGTACTTCCACCAGCATCTGGCGGGCTAG